Proteins co-encoded in one Arachis stenosperma cultivar V10309 chromosome 7, arast.V10309.gnm1.PFL2, whole genome shotgun sequence genomic window:
- the LOC130939923 gene encoding uncharacterized protein LOC130939923: protein MPFLQKLYQEEKDKQFAHFADYLRTLEIKIPFAEALEQIPSYAKFMKDILSHKKGWRETQTVLLTEECSAIIQNSLLEKLKDPGSFMIPCTLGDACTRTALSDLGASINLIHVSLIRNLCLIDEVKLIRICLQLTDGSIKIPSGMIENMIVRVGPFAFSTDFVVLDMEGHKSASLILGRPFLGIGQTLIDVENGEVTLRVNEEKFVLNAVKAMQHPDTPEECMSIDLIDSLVEEVNMAESLRGTSGNL, encoded by the coding sequence ATGCCATTTCTTCAGAAGCTCTATCAAGAGGAAAAAGATAAACAATTTGCTCACTTTGCAGATTATCTCAGAACACTAGAGATCAAGATCCCTTTTGCAGAGGCTCTTGAAcagataccttcttatgctaagttcatgaaggacaTCCTGAGTCATAAGAAGGGTTGGAGAGAGACACAAACAGTCCTCCTCACTGAAGAGTGCAGTGCAATCATTCAAAACAGCTTGCTAGAGAAACTTAaggatcctggaagctttatgataccatgcactcTAGGTGATGCTTGCACAAGGACAGCTCTAtctgaccttggagcaagcatcaatctaatacatGTTTCATTAATAAGGAATCTTTGCTTGATTGATGAAGTCAAACTAATCCGCATATGTCTTCAACTTACTGATGGCTCTATTAAGATACCATCAGGCatgattgaaaatatgattGTTAGGGTTGGACCCTTTGCGttttccactgactttgtggtgttgGACATGGAAGGGCACAAGAGTGCATCCCTTATCTTAGGGAGACCCTTCCTAGGTATAGGACAGACCCTCATTGATGTTGAAAatggggaagtaaccctgagagtcaatgaggaaaaGTTCGTACTGAATGCTGTCAaggctatgcagcatccagacacccctgAGGAATGCATGAGCATTGACCTCATTGATTCCCTGGTGGAAGAAGTCAACATGGCCGAAAGTCTTAGAGGAACCTCTGGAAACCTCTGA